From the Oryza glaberrima chromosome 5, OglaRS2, whole genome shotgun sequence genome, one window contains:
- the LOC127773854 gene encoding double-stranded RNA-binding protein 3 isoform X3 codes for MKKKSAPTSLPPETANTSPAPIGATAGIRVENCYVFKSRLQEYAQKAGLQTPEYHTSKEGPSHEPVFKSTVVINNTSYGSLPGFSNRKAAEQSAAEVALMEIVKSIPANANIPAVQETGLCKNLLQEYAQKMNYAIPSYICTKPASGLAPFICTVEIGGIQYIGAAARTKKDAEIKAARTALLAIQGQSEGSANGATKYIVVPGKRVGKEVEKRPIETPKPLKAKKGGFKKKWNKRKFMKKDGQAVDVEKDEARVAGDAHDSDVLMQPTVITQEASCGTLFLQPCEEAKRVEDEPPRDIEMVQPDKGNQHSDAALVQPDDEARVEQEPSRDISVVQPNEEAISAKQEPSIDAATLQPKEEAMKTGCVALVLCLNISVDPPDVIKISPCVRNECWIAPKALETIGKTLHSQYERWQPKARYKLQLDPTLEEV; via the exons atgaagaaaaaaagtgCTCCCACATCCCTTCCGCCGGAGACCGCCAACACCTCGCCCGCTCCcatcggcgccaccgccggaaTCC GGGTTGAGAACTGCTACGTCTTCAAGAGCCGGCTGCAAGAGTATGCGCAGAAAGCCGGCCTCCAGACTCCAGAGTATCATACCTCCAAGGAGGGACCTTCCCATGAGCCTGTCTTCAAGTCCACAGTGGTGATTAATAACACCAGCTATGGCTCCCTGCCCGGATTCTCCAACAGAAAGGCTGCAGAACAGTCTGCTGCTGAAGTTGCCCTCATGGAAATTGTCAAGTCCATACCAGCCAACGCAAACATCCCAGCTGTT CAAGAGACTGGGCTGTGCAAGAATCTTCTTCAGGAGTATGCACAGAAGATGAATTATGCCATTCCATCTTATATTTGCACCAAACCAGCCTCAGGCTTGGCTCCTTTCATATGCACTGTAGAGATTGGTGGAATACAATATATTGGTGCTGCAGCCAGAACAAAGAAAGATGCAGAGATAAAAGCTGCCCGAACTGCTCTTCTGGCAATCCAAG GTCAATCAGAGGGTTCTGCAAATGGTGCGACAAAATATATCGTAGTTCCTGGTAAAAGGGTAGGTAAGGAGGTAGAAAAAAGGCCAATTGAAACCCCCAAACCACTTAAAGCAAAGAAAGGTGGTTTCAAGAAGAAATGGAACAAGAGGAAATTCATGAAGAAGGATGGTCAAGCTGTTGATGTTGAAAAGGATGAAGCTAGAGTGGCTGGAGATGCTCATGATTCTGATGTCCTAATGCAGCCAACGGTAATAACACAGGAGGCATCTTGTGGCACTTTGTTCCTGCAACCTTGTGAGGAAGCTAAAAGAGTAGAAGATGAGCCACCTAGAGATATTGAAATGGTACAACCTGATAAGGGGAACCAACACAGTGACGCTGCATTGGTGCAACCTGATGATGAAGCTAGAGTAGAACAGGAGCCATCCAGAGATATTTCAGTGGTGCAACCTAATGAGGAAGCTATAAGTGCTAAGCAGGAACCATCCATCGATGCTGCAACCCTGCAACCTAAAGAGGAAGCT ATGAAAACTGGCTGTGTGGCACTTGTCTTGTGTTTAAACATTAGTGTTGATCCGCCGGATGTGATCAAAATCTCCCCTTGTGTAAGAAATGAGTGCTGGATAG CTCCAAAAGCCCTTGAAACTATTGGGAAAACATTACACTCACAATATGAGCGCTGGCAGCCAAAG GCTCGTTACAAGCTTCAGCTGGATCCGACATTAGAGGAAGTTTAG
- the LOC127773854 gene encoding double-stranded RNA-binding protein 3 isoform X2: MKKKSAPTSLPPETANTSPAPIGATAGIRVENCYVFKSRLQEYAQKAGLQTPEYHTSKEGPSHEPVFKSTVVINNTSYGSLPGFSNRKAAEQSAAEVALMEIVKSIPANANIPAVQETGLCKNLLQEYAQKMNYAIPSYICTKPASGLAPFICTVEIGGIQYIGAAARTKKDAEIKAARTALLAIQGQSEGSANGATKYIVVPGKRVGKEVEKRPIETPKPLKAKKGGFKKKWNKRKFMKKDGQAVDVEKDEARVAGDAHDSDVLMQPTVITQEASCGTLFLQPCEEAKRVEDEPPRDIEMVQPDKGNQHSDAALVQPDDEARVEQEPSRDISVVQPNEEAISAKQEPSIDAATLQPKEEAMKTGCVALVLCLNISVDPPDVIKISPCVRNECWIDPFSMAAPKALETIGKTLHSQYERWQPKARYKLQLDPTLEEV, from the exons atgaagaaaaaaagtgCTCCCACATCCCTTCCGCCGGAGACCGCCAACACCTCGCCCGCTCCcatcggcgccaccgccggaaTCC GGGTTGAGAACTGCTACGTCTTCAAGAGCCGGCTGCAAGAGTATGCGCAGAAAGCCGGCCTCCAGACTCCAGAGTATCATACCTCCAAGGAGGGACCTTCCCATGAGCCTGTCTTCAAGTCCACAGTGGTGATTAATAACACCAGCTATGGCTCCCTGCCCGGATTCTCCAACAGAAAGGCTGCAGAACAGTCTGCTGCTGAAGTTGCCCTCATGGAAATTGTCAAGTCCATACCAGCCAACGCAAACATCCCAGCTGTT CAAGAGACTGGGCTGTGCAAGAATCTTCTTCAGGAGTATGCACAGAAGATGAATTATGCCATTCCATCTTATATTTGCACCAAACCAGCCTCAGGCTTGGCTCCTTTCATATGCACTGTAGAGATTGGTGGAATACAATATATTGGTGCTGCAGCCAGAACAAAGAAAGATGCAGAGATAAAAGCTGCCCGAACTGCTCTTCTGGCAATCCAAG GTCAATCAGAGGGTTCTGCAAATGGTGCGACAAAATATATCGTAGTTCCTGGTAAAAGGGTAGGTAAGGAGGTAGAAAAAAGGCCAATTGAAACCCCCAAACCACTTAAAGCAAAGAAAGGTGGTTTCAAGAAGAAATGGAACAAGAGGAAATTCATGAAGAAGGATGGTCAAGCTGTTGATGTTGAAAAGGATGAAGCTAGAGTGGCTGGAGATGCTCATGATTCTGATGTCCTAATGCAGCCAACGGTAATAACACAGGAGGCATCTTGTGGCACTTTGTTCCTGCAACCTTGTGAGGAAGCTAAAAGAGTAGAAGATGAGCCACCTAGAGATATTGAAATGGTACAACCTGATAAGGGGAACCAACACAGTGACGCTGCATTGGTGCAACCTGATGATGAAGCTAGAGTAGAACAGGAGCCATCCAGAGATATTTCAGTGGTGCAACCTAATGAGGAAGCTATAAGTGCTAAGCAGGAACCATCCATCGATGCTGCAACCCTGCAACCTAAAGAGGAAGCT ATGAAAACTGGCTGTGTGGCACTTGTCTTGTGTTTAAACATTAGTGTTGATCCGCCGGATGTGATCAAAATCTCCCCTTGTGTAAGAAATGAGTGCTGGATAG ATCCATTTTCTATGGCAGCTCCAAAAGCCCTTGAAACTATTGGGAAAACATTACACTCACAATATGAGCGCTGGCAGCCAAAG GCTCGTTACAAGCTTCAGCTGGATCCGACATTAGAGGAAGTTTAG
- the LOC127773854 gene encoding double-stranded RNA-binding protein 3 isoform X4 gives MKKKSAPTSLPPETANTSPAPIGATAGIRVENCYVFKSRLQEYAQKAGLQTPEYHTSKEGPSHEPVFKSTVVINNTSYGSLPGFSNRKAAEQSAAEVALMEIVKSIPANANIPAVQETGLCKNLLQEYAQKMNYAIPSYICTKPASGLAPFICTVEIGGIQYIGAAARTKKDAEIKAARTALLAIQGQSEGSANGATKYIVVPGKRVGKEVEKRPIETPKPLKAKKGGFKKKWNKRKFMKKDGQAVDVEKDEARVAGDAHDSDVLMQPTVITQEASCGTLFLQPCEEAKRVEDEPPRDIEMVQPDKGNQHSDAALVQPDDEARVEQEPSRDISVVQPNEEAISAKQEPSIDAATLQPKEEACR, from the exons atgaagaaaaaaagtgCTCCCACATCCCTTCCGCCGGAGACCGCCAACACCTCGCCCGCTCCcatcggcgccaccgccggaaTCC GGGTTGAGAACTGCTACGTCTTCAAGAGCCGGCTGCAAGAGTATGCGCAGAAAGCCGGCCTCCAGACTCCAGAGTATCATACCTCCAAGGAGGGACCTTCCCATGAGCCTGTCTTCAAGTCCACAGTGGTGATTAATAACACCAGCTATGGCTCCCTGCCCGGATTCTCCAACAGAAAGGCTGCAGAACAGTCTGCTGCTGAAGTTGCCCTCATGGAAATTGTCAAGTCCATACCAGCCAACGCAAACATCCCAGCTGTT CAAGAGACTGGGCTGTGCAAGAATCTTCTTCAGGAGTATGCACAGAAGATGAATTATGCCATTCCATCTTATATTTGCACCAAACCAGCCTCAGGCTTGGCTCCTTTCATATGCACTGTAGAGATTGGTGGAATACAATATATTGGTGCTGCAGCCAGAACAAAGAAAGATGCAGAGATAAAAGCTGCCCGAACTGCTCTTCTGGCAATCCAAG GTCAATCAGAGGGTTCTGCAAATGGTGCGACAAAATATATCGTAGTTCCTGGTAAAAGGGTAGGTAAGGAGGTAGAAAAAAGGCCAATTGAAACCCCCAAACCACTTAAAGCAAAGAAAGGTGGTTTCAAGAAGAAATGGAACAAGAGGAAATTCATGAAGAAGGATGGTCAAGCTGTTGATGTTGAAAAGGATGAAGCTAGAGTGGCTGGAGATGCTCATGATTCTGATGTCCTAATGCAGCCAACGGTAATAACACAGGAGGCATCTTGTGGCACTTTGTTCCTGCAACCTTGTGAGGAAGCTAAAAGAGTAGAAGATGAGCCACCTAGAGATATTGAAATGGTACAACCTGATAAGGGGAACCAACACAGTGACGCTGCATTGGTGCAACCTGATGATGAAGCTAGAGTAGAACAGGAGCCATCCAGAGATATTTCAGTGGTGCAACCTAATGAGGAAGCTATAAGTGCTAAGCAGGAACCATCCATCGATGCTGCAACCCTGCAACCTAAAGAGGAAGCT TGCAGATGA
- the LOC127773854 gene encoding pentatricopeptide repeat-containing protein At2g38420, mitochondrial isoform X1 yields MKKKSAPTSLPPETANTSPAPIGATAGIRVENCYVFKSRLQEYAQKAGLQTPEYHTSKEGPSHEPVFKSTVVINNTSYGSLPGFSNRKAAEQSAAEVALMEIVKSIPANANIPAVQETGLCNIGSQQLNQREMHREADHHHCLLATLARHRRLAAAATLFSSTVRTARALNSLLAAICSSPAFLRFAPKVLLLAAPSVSPNATSFHILTSTLCQAHRPTAATDLLCCMPSLLLDPDLASCRAVLSSLCQYASAQDAVAFLDKMCHWGISPSRSDYHAVFDALLQEGKVAEAYEVMKNKMGSNGVAPALAYFKLIMQAFSETAEFDSVEEGFDEMLLRGLVPDVDVYNVYISALCRKGDLAGARRMMTCMEHAGCPPDIRTFGVVVSGCMSAGDMGTVRELVQEAIRRGLRWDPTALSELIGLRQAGGGATQAHELLLEPLFVHDALVLGQLIGALCKQGLLGPAAVIDNY; encoded by the exons atgaagaaaaaaagtgCTCCCACATCCCTTCCGCCGGAGACCGCCAACACCTCGCCCGCTCCcatcggcgccaccgccggaaTCC GGGTTGAGAACTGCTACGTCTTCAAGAGCCGGCTGCAAGAGTATGCGCAGAAAGCCGGCCTCCAGACTCCAGAGTATCATACCTCCAAGGAGGGACCTTCCCATGAGCCTGTCTTCAAGTCCACAGTGGTGATTAATAACACCAGCTATGGCTCCCTGCCCGGATTCTCCAACAGAAAGGCTGCAGAACAGTCTGCTGCTGAAGTTGCCCTCATGGAAATTGTCAAGTCCATACCAGCCAACGCAAACATCCCAGCTGTT CAAGAGACTGGCTTGTGCAACATAGGAAGTCAGCAACTAAACCAGAGGGAAATGCACCGAGAAGCTGACCACCACCACTGCCTTCTGGCAACCCTTGCACGTCACCGCCGTcttgctgccgctgccaccctcttctcctccactgTCCGCACTGCTCGCGCCCTCAACTCCCTCCTCGCTGCTATCTGCTCTTCCCCGGCGTTCCTCCGCTTTGCCCCCAAAGTCCTCCTGCTTGCTGCCCCGTCAGTCTCCCCTAACGCCACCAGCTTCCACATCCTCACCTCCACGCTCTGCCAGGCccaccgccccaccgccgccaccgacctccTTTGCTGCATGCCCTCGCTTCTACTTGACCCTGACCTGGCCAGTTGTCGTGCTGTCCTTTCCTCCCTGTGCCAGTATGCTTCCGCTCAGGATGCAGTAGCATTCTTGGACAAGATGTGCCATTGGGGCATTTCCCCAAGCAGATCTGACTACCACGCCGTCTTCGACGCACTTCTGCAGGAGGGAAAGGTAGCGGAGGCATATGAGGTCATGAAGAATAAGATGGGATCTAACGGTGTGGCACCTGCACTTGCGTACTTCAAGTTAATAATGCAAGCTTTCAGTGAGACCGCAGAGTTCGATTCTGTGGAGGAGGGGTTCGATGAAATGCTCCTGAGAGGGCTGGTGCCGGACGTGGATGTGTACAATGTGTACATCAGTGCGCTATGCAGGAAAGGTGACCTTGCTGGAGCACGGCGGATGATGACCTGCATGGAGCACGCCGGGTGCCCACCGGATATAAGGACATTTGGCGTGGTAGTCTCCGGGTGCATGTCTGCTGGGGACATGGGCACAGTGAGGGAGTTGGTGCAGGAGGCAATAAGGCGTGGCCTGCGGTGGGATCCAACGGCATTGTCGGAGCTGATAGGCCTGCGGCAGGCAGGTGGTGGTGCCACACAGGCACATGAGTTACTGTTGGAGCCACTATTTGTGCACGATGCACTAGTGTTGGGGCAGCTGATTGGAGCATTGTGCAAGCAAGGGCTATTGGGACCTGCTGCTGTAATAGATAATTATTAG